The DNA sequence GGCAACCTGAACGCTCAGCTCCCGCAGTTTGCGCAATTCTTCCGCTTCAATTACCAGCGGAATCATCACTTCCGGTCGAGCGTCAACCCCCTCTTTGATCAGCTGGGCGGTTGCCTGATAGATAGCCCGTACTTGCATAGCATAGATTTCCGGCCAGGTGATGGCCAGGCGGCAACCGCGATGACCCAGCATGGGGTTAAACTCATGCAAGGCCCGGACTTTCTTGAGCAACTGTTCTTTAGCCTTAATTACCGCCGGGTCTCCACCGGTCAATTTCAGCGTAGTTATTTCCACTACCAGTTCTTCCTGATTGGGGAGGAACTCATGCAAAGGCGGATCCAGCAGACGGATATAGACTGGATAGCCAGCCATAGCTTTCAGGATGCCATAGAAGTCTTCCCTCTGCATGGGCAGCAGTTTGGCCAGGGCAGCTTCCCGCTCTTCCTTGTTCTCGGCCAGAATCATTTCCTGCACGATTGGCAACCGATCCTGGGCCATAAACATATGCTCAGTGCGGCAAAGGCCAATCCCTTCTGCCCCAAACTGGCGGGCCTTGGCAGCATCTTCCGGAGTATCCGCATTGGCCCGCACTTTCATGGTCCGGATTTCATCAGCCCAGCTCAGCAGCAGCTCAAATTCCGCGGAAATTTCCGGATCGATCATGGGTACCTGACCAGCGATAACCTGACCGGTAGCACCATCAATGGAAATGATATCTCCCTTGCGGAATACCCGCTCTCCAACCTGGAATTGCTCATTTTCATAATCGATCTTAATGGCCTCACAGCCACAAACACAGGGTTTGCCCATGCCGCGGGCCACCACAGCCGCATGACTGGTCATACCACCGCGGGAAGTCAAAATCCCTTGAGCCTGGATTATACCATGGATGTCATCAGGAGTGGTTTCCATTCTGACCAGGATAACCTTTTCCCCATTCAGTCCCAGCTTCTCAGCTTCATCAGCATCAAATACCACCTGGCCGGATGCAGCGCCCGGAGATGCCGGCAAGCCTTTGGCCACAACATCCAGTTTGGCATTGGGGTCAATACGGCGATGCAGCAACTGGTTCAGGGATGCGGGTTCAATCCGCTGGATAGCAGTTTTCCTGTCAATCAGCCCTTCATTGACCATATCAACAGCAATTTTCAGAGCTGCTGCTGCAGTCCGCTTACCAGTCCGGGTTTGCAGAATATAGAGTTTGCCCCGTTCAATGGTGAACTCGATATCCTGCATATCTTTATAATGGTTTTCCAGGATTTTGCATACTGCCACAAATTGCTGATAAACTTCCGGCATTTCTGCCTGCAAGGTAGAAATGGGTTGAGGTGTTCTGATTCCGGCTACCACATCCTCACCCTGGGCATTAATCAGATACTCACCATAGAGAACAGGTTCCCCGGTGCTGGGGTTACGGGTAAAAGCAACCCCGGTACCGCAGTCATTGCCCATATTACCAAAGACCATGGTCTGAACATTCACTGCTGTACCCAGATGGTCAGGAATGCCATTTATCTTGCGGTAAACAATGGCCCGCTGGTTATTCCAGGAGCGGAATACTGCCTTAACAGCCAGCAGCAACTGTTCCATGGGATCCTGGGGGAAATCCACCCCGGCTTCCCGCCGGGTAATGGCCTTGTACTCCTTTACCACTTCCCGCAAGGTAGCGACATCCAGTTCGTGGTCATAGTGGACGCCCAGCCGCTCTTTGTGTTTTTCCAGAACGGTTTCAAACTGGTAATGAGGTACTTCCAGCACCACATCACTGAACATTTGAATGAACCGGCGATAGCAGTCCAGGGCAAACCGTTCGTTACTGGTGGCCCGGGCCAGCCCTTCCACCGTCCGGTCATTCAGACCCAGGTTAAGGATAGTATCCATCATCCCGGGCATGGAAAACTTGGCACCGGAGCGCACGGATACCAGCAAGGGGTTGTTTTCATCCCCAAACTTCTTACCGATTTGCTTTTCCACCTGGGCCAGAGCTTCCTTGATCTGGTCAACCAGGCCGGCGGGGAACTGCTGGCCATTGGCATAGTACTCATTACAGGCCTCAGTGGTAATGGTCAAACCAGGAGGTACCGGTAGACCAATATTGGTCATTTCCGCCAGGTTGGCTCCTTTCCCTCCCAACAAGTCCCGCATGTCCGCTTTTCCTTCCTGGAAAAGGTATACCCACTTCTTAGACATACTTGTTTCTCTCCCCCTTGTAGAAAATTTCCAAAACGCGGCTGGCTGTTTCCTCCACCGCCTTATTGGTCACATCAATAATCGGACAGCCGATTTTTTTCATAATACTCTCAGCATAGTCCAGTTCCAGTAAAATCCGCTCCATGGAAGCATATTCGGCACTGGATGTCAGGCCCAGGGTTTTAAGGCGCTCCTGCCGGATGATATTGAGCTGTTCCGGCTTGATGGTCAAACCGATCACCTTGCGCGGTGGCAATTTGAACAGCTCTTCCGGGGGAGGCACTTCCGGTACCAGTGGCACATTGGCCGCCTTGATGCGCTTATGAGCCAGATACATACAGAGCGGAGTTTTGGAAGTACGACTAACCCCGATTATAACAATATCGGCGTGAGTAATACCCCTGGGATCCTTGCCATCATCATACTTGACAGCGAATTCGATAGCCTCCACCTTGCGGAAGTATTCTTCATCTATGCGGTGAACCAGACCGGGTTTGAGCTTAGGCTCTGTTGCCATCACCAGACTGAGGGCATCCATCATCGGCCCCATAATATCCACCTGGGGCAGATCTCTGGCTTCCTCCTGTAAAATCCGGCGTAATTCCGGCAATACCAGGGTATAGGCCAAAGCCGCTC is a window from the Carboxydocella sporoproducens DSM 16521 genome containing:
- the ppdK gene encoding pyruvate, phosphate dikinase, which codes for MSKKWVYLFQEGKADMRDLLGGKGANLAEMTNIGLPVPPGLTITTEACNEYYANGQQFPAGLVDQIKEALAQVEKQIGKKFGDENNPLLVSVRSGAKFSMPGMMDTILNLGLNDRTVEGLARATSNERFALDCYRRFIQMFSDVVLEVPHYQFETVLEKHKERLGVHYDHELDVATLREVVKEYKAITRREAGVDFPQDPMEQLLLAVKAVFRSWNNQRAIVYRKINGIPDHLGTAVNVQTMVFGNMGNDCGTGVAFTRNPSTGEPVLYGEYLINAQGEDVVAGIRTPQPISTLQAEMPEVYQQFVAVCKILENHYKDMQDIEFTIERGKLYILQTRTGKRTAAAALKIAVDMVNEGLIDRKTAIQRIEPASLNQLLHRRIDPNAKLDVVAKGLPASPGAASGQVVFDADEAEKLGLNGEKVILVRMETTPDDIHGIIQAQGILTSRGGMTSHAAVVARGMGKPCVCGCEAIKIDYENEQFQVGERVFRKGDIISIDGATGQVIAGQVPMIDPEISAEFELLLSWADEIRTMKVRANADTPEDAAKARQFGAEGIGLCRTEHMFMAQDRLPIVQEMILAENKEEREAALAKLLPMQREDFYGILKAMAGYPVYIRLLDPPLHEFLPNQEELVVEITTLKLTGGDPAVIKAKEQLLKKVRALHEFNPMLGHRGCRLAITWPEIYAMQVRAIYQATAQLIKEGVDARPEVMIPLVIEAEELRKLRELSVQVAKEVMAEYGVEVPISVGTMIELPRACVTADEIAPHADYFSFGTNDLTQTTLGFSRDDAEGKFMQDYLDQKIFAENPFIVLDTRGVGKLMKMATQLGRQANPALKVGICGEHGGEPKSIFFCQEAGLDYVSCSPYRVPIARLAAAQAALGDVTRDK
- a CDS encoding pyruvate, water dikinase regulatory protein gives rise to the protein MSISRENSKPVVYVLSDSIGETAEFVVKAALSQFNSEGESLIIKRVPYVHDAEYLREVIDQARADGAALAYTLVLPELRRILQEEARDLPQVDIMGPMMDALSLVMATEPKLKPGLVHRIDEEYFRKVEAIEFAVKYDDGKDPRGITHADIVIIGVSRTSKTPLCMYLAHKRIKAANVPLVPEVPPPEELFKLPPRKVIGLTIKPEQLNIIRQERLKTLGLTSSAEYASMERILLELDYAESIMKKIGCPIIDVTNKAVEETASRVLEIFYKGERNKYV